Sequence from the Myxococcales bacterium genome:
TGCGCACCGTCGTCCCTGCCTTCCGCGGCGCGTCGTACGCGCGGCTCGAGGGCGACGGCTTGCAGTGGCCGGTTCCCAGCGAGGACCACGACGGCACGCCGACGCTCCATGTGGATCAGTTCGTTCGCGGCCGCGCGGCGTTCTCAGAGGTCGCCTTCCGCCCGTCGCCGGCGCTCGCGAGCACGCGGCCGCTCCAGCTCATCACGGGCCGCGTCCTCGCGCACTACAACAGCGGATCGATGACTCGGCGCTCCGCGAACGTCGCGCTCGCGCCCCACGACGCCCTCGAGATGCACCCGAAGGACGCCTTGGCTCGTGGCATTCGCGACGGTGACCGCGTGGTCGTCCTGAGCGACTATGGCGAGGCGCACGTCAAAGCATTCCTGACCGACTCGGTGCGCGAAGGGACCCTCTTTTTGAGCTTCCACTTCCCTGAGTCGGGCACCAACCGGGTCACGAGCGACCTCGTCGATGGGATCGCCGACACGCCCGAGTACAAGCTGACAGCCGTGGACGTGCGGCTCGTCGACTGAGTCGGCCGACGCAGTCGGCCGACGCAGTCGGTGCCGTCGATGCGCAGCTTGTGCGCCGCCCGAGCGGCGCCAAGCACTCTGCGCGCGGGCGTTTCAGGGCGGCGCGTGTCTTGCTCGGCGTGACGAAACGGTGACCTCGAAAGCCCCTAGCCCGCTCGCGAGTACGGCACGCTCGGTGCTCGTAGGCGACGTGTGGGGCGGCATCGCGGCCACCCTCGTCGCGTTGCCCGCGTCCTTGGCGTTCGGCGTCGCGGTCTTCGGGCCCCTCGTCGGCGCCGGCGCCGGCGCCCTCGCGGGGCTCCTCGGCGCCACGGCGCTCGGCACCGTCGCGCCGCTCGCGGGTGGCACGCCGAAGCTCGTGTCGGCGCCGTGCGCGCCCGCCGTCGCCGTGATGAGCGCCTTCGCGCTCGAGACGAGCGCTCGTTACCCCGGCGAGCCAGCGCGGGTCGTGCTCCTCATGACGCTCGTCGGCCTCTTCGCGGCCGGCCTTCAGATCGCGCTCGGGCTCGCGCGCGCGGGCAGCATCATCAAGTACATCCCCTACCCGGTCGTGACCGGGTACCTGAGCGGCGTCGCGGTCGTGATCTTCTTGAAACAGCTGCCATCGCTCTTGGGCCTCGCCAAGGGCGTCAAGCTCGGCGCCGGCCTCCTTCACCCCGGCATGTGGGCGTGGCCGGCGCTGGTCGTGGGCGGAACGACCATCGCGCTGATGTTTCTGGCGCCGCGAATGACGAAGGCCGTGCCTGGTGCCATCGTGGGCCTCGCGGGCGGCGTGCTCGCGTACGGGGCCTTGGCGCTGCTCTTGCCAGGGCTTCGCTCGCTCACTGGGAACACGCTCGTCATCGGTCCCCTGGGCGGCAGCATCGCCTCCTTCGGGGAGGCCTTCTCGACGCGTGTGGCGGCGCTCGGCGGCCTCCATGTGACCGATGTCACGCACGTGCTGGGCCCGGCGGCCACGCTGGCCGTGGTCCTGTCGCTCGACACGCTCAAGACCTGCGTCGTCGTCGACTCCCTCACCGGCTCACGGCACGAGTCGAACCGCGAGCTTTTCGGTCAAGGGCTCGCAAACCTCGCGTCGTCCGTCATAGGCGGCATGCCCGGCGCGGGAACCTCTGGCGCCACCCTCGTGAACATCGCGAGCGGCGGCCAAACGCGCCGCTCGGCGGTGATCGAGGGAGCGCTGGTGCTCGTGGCGTTCTTGTCGCTGGGAGGCGTCGTAGCCTGGGCCCCCCTCGCGGCGCTCTCCGGCATCCTCATCGTGGTTGCCTGGCGCATGTTCGACTTCGGCGCCTTGCGCTGGGCCGCGAGCCGCTCGACGTTCTTTGACTTCGTGGTGGTGCTCGCCGTCATCGCCGTGGCCGTCTTCGTCGACCTCATCACCGCCTCCGGCGTCGGGGTGGCGCTCTCGATCTTGCTCTTCATCCGCAACGAGTCCCGAGCGCCCGTCATCCGCCGCAAGCTCTCGGGCACGCAGATATCGTCAAAGAAGCGACGCTTGCCGGACCACGCCGCGGTACTCGCCGCTCACGGCGAAGAGACCCTTGTGATCGAGCTGGCAGGCTCGCTCTTCTTCGGGACGACGGATCAGCTGCGCACCGAGCTCCAAGGCGATCTCGAGTCGCGTCAAACGTTCATCGTCGACATGCGCCGCGTCGACGCCGTGGACCTCACGGCGGTGCACATCCTGGAGCAGATGCGAGCGCAAGTCGGCAAGCGGGGTGCGACCATGCTCTTCTGCCACTTGCCGAGGGCCCTCGCGGGCCACAAGGACGCCGAGCAATACCTCCGCGAGGTCGGCCTCATCGAGCAGGGCCATGAGCACCTCTTCGAGCAACTCTCCGACGCCTTGGCCTGGGCGGAAGATCGCATTCTGGCCAAACACGGGCCGCCGCCAGCGAGCGAGGCCGCGCTCGACCTCCTGGCGATGCCGATGTTTCAGGGGCGCAAGGCCGAGACCATCAAGGAGCTCGCGGAGTGCGTCGAGAGTCGAAGGGCGCTTGCCGGCGACGTCGTCTTCCGACACGGCGACTCGGGCGACGAAATCTACTTCGTACGGCGAGGGAGCGTACGCATCGCCCTGCCCCTCGAGGGCGGCACCCTTCACGTCGCCAGCTTTGGTCGCGGCGACTTCTTCGGAGAGATCACGTTCCTCGACGGCGGACAGCGCAGCGCCGACGCGACCGCCGAGGTCGACACGGAGCTCTTCGTCATATCCCGCAAGAGGTTCGACGTGGTGGCAGCCGTACACCCGCGCCTTGGCCAGAGCCTCTTTGCGGGCCTCGCGCGCGCGACGGCGCTGCGGCTTCGACAAGCGGACCGCGAAATCACGACCTTGGAAGAGGCGTGACCCTTCGCCATCGGACCTCCTGTTCGATACCCTCCTCCCATGGTTCGGACACTCCCCGGCGCGGCTCTCGTTCTTGCGCTCGCCCTCCTCTACCCCGCCTGTGGCGACGACGAAGCCGCGGCCGATGCAAAGAACAGTGAGCCAAGCAACGACGGTGGCGGCGGTGAAGGCGGCGGTGAAACTGGCGTGTCGCTCAGCGACGGCGCGGCCGCGCCCGATGCGCTGAAGCCCGAGGGCGGCACTACGGCACTTCCGCCTCCGTCGTGCAGCGCCGCTGGCGGCGGCGCGACGGTCTCGGCACCGACGCTCCTTCTGAAGCTCAAGGACGACGGGCAGGAGGGGTGGCTCGCCTCACCGGCCGTCGCCGATCTCGATGGCGACACGAAGCCGGAGCTCATCGTGGCGCGCTCGGGCCGCGTCTTCGCGTGGAAGAACACGGGCGCGCGAGCCTTCGCGTACAACACCACGAAGGATCGCATTTGGGCGAGCCCCGTCGTCGGGGACTTCGCCGGTGACGCGAAGCTCGAGGTCGCGGTCGCGGCACGTGACTCGACGTACTTGCTTGACGCGACCGGGGCTCTCGCCCCGGGCTTCCCAGCAGCGTGGGGCACTGAGACGCGGACCCTCGCGGCAGGCGACGTCGACGGCGACGGCGCCCTCGACCTCATCGCGGCCGTGCGCACGGCTGGCGCTGCGACCGACATCGTACGGGCGGTCAAGGGCTCCGGCGCGGTCGTCGCTGGCTTTCCGCCTGTCGCCGCGGGCGGCTCCGGGTGCACGCCGGGCCCCTGCTACTTCGCCGGGCTCTACGATCAGAACCTGGCCGTCGGCGATCTCGACGGCGATGGCAAGCACGACCTCGTCGTCCCCCACGACAACGCCTACGCGAGCTTCTTCAAGGGCACCGGCGCGGCCTTCGATTCGAACGCCATGTTCGCGGGGCGCCCGAAGACGCCGGGCGTCCGCTACTTGCACGCGCTGGCAGAGGCGAAGCAGGGCTACGCGAACAACGAGGCCACCGCCAACCAGGCGCACTTCACCAACACGGCGCCGGCGATCGCCGACATCGACAAGGACGGAAAGTTCGACATCATCATGCTCGGCAGCGCGCAGAACGCCGCGCAGAGCGACCGCCTGCGGGGCGTGGGCCTGTGGGCGTTGCACTCCGACGCCTCGCGCCTCGCCGGCTGGGACACGCCCTTCCACGCGCCGACGTATGTGATGGGCTTGAACGACGGCTTCTCGCCGGGCTTGGGCGATCCGGCCGTGGCCGGTGCGGGGAACTTGGTGGGCGCCACGAATCAGGTGACGGTGGCCGACATCGACGCGTCAAAGGCGGGCCTCGAGATGCTCTTCGCAGGGTTCGACGGGCAGGTTCATGCTGTCGCGGCCAACAAGACCGAGCTGTGGGTCACGCCCTACGCGACGAACGGCCGCGCGCTGACCGGCGGCGTGCTGGCCGCCGACCTCTCGGCGGACGGCGTACCGGAGGTCGTCTTCGCGACCTACTCGCCCGATCAGGGCGGCGGCGCGCTCTTCGTGCTCAGTGCGGCGGGCGCGGTGCTCCACAAGGTCCCGCTACCGAAGCGCGGATCCATGGCCGTGCCGACCATCGCCGACGTCGACGGCAATGGCACCTTGGAGATCGTCGTGTCGCTCAAGGACAACGAGCCGGCCAACGAGAGCGTGCACGTCTTCACCGTCGCTGGCTCGAAGACCAACTGCCTCCTATGGCCAACGGGTAGGGCGAACCTCCTAAGAAATGGCTGGGTCCGGTAGCACGACGTTACCGCCCCAAGATCTCGTCGATGGCGATGGAGCAGCCGCGCGGCGGCGCGCCGGGACTTCGCCCGATCAGTTCGAAGCCGCTGCCGTTAGGCAACGCGCTCGCCGCAACGCGGCGCACCCGATCCGCAGCGAGGACAAACGCCGCGCTGTCTACGTTGAGGAGATCGGTGATGCGCGCGATGCCGACCTCCCCGTCCTTCACCGGCTCGAGCGTATCGGGGTCGACGGGCGTGATGCGGGCCCATGGCGGCTCCACGAAAACGCCCGCCGGACCACCCATCGGAGTTCCTTCGTAGAACTGGCTCGACAGCTCCGTCATGCCGTATTCGGAGACCACGTCGCCTGGGTTCACGGCGAAGACGCGCGCGATGGCCGCGCGAAGCTCACCTTCGGAGACCTCGCGTGACTTGCCCTTGAATCCGCCGGTCGTCATGACGCGACTGCCCGGCGGCAACCGAAAGGTGTCGTCGCCCAGCGCATCGAGAAAGTGAACGAAGCCGAACGACGTGCCCATAAGGACGACGGGCACCTCTTCGACCTGCGCTTCTGCGACGCGCTCGTCCAGCGCTGCGACGTCAAAGACATCGCCGTCGAGCACGAAGGATGCGCCGACGTCGACGTCACGCGAGCCGTGAAACGCGGCCACGAAGAGCGCGAGCATGTGGGTCAACGATGAGTCGGGGAGCGCGGCCGGCGGCGGTCCGACGACAAGAGCGCGCGCTGCCGCCGGGAGGTCGCGGAAGAGCGTCGCCTTGGCAGAGGCGATGGCGCCCCGATCGTAGGTCGCGGTATGGCGAAAGAAGTGAGTGCCGCGGGCGCCTAGCGTTGTGCCGCTCGTGCGGAAGGCTTTGGGCGTGTCAGCCTCGTCGAAGGCCGACACCCGACTGATCTTGAACGCGTCGGTCGGAACGGCTGGCGCGTCGCCTGCGCGGACGAGACGCGAGACGTCGACGCCGCGGCTTCGAACGAGGCGCTGGTAGCCGGGCACGTGGGCGGCCTGGAAGCGGGCCAGATCACAGGCGAGCGCGTCGAAAGGCTCGGGAGAGGGCTCGGCGCCTTCGAAGGCGGTGACGAACGCGCGGGCGCGCTCGTGGAGCCGCTCGCTGGCTTCAAGCTTGGTCACGACGCTCCCTCGTTCAGGGCGGCATCGAGGGCCGCCGCGAAGGGTTCGAAGAGACGGGCATCGACCTCGTAAGACGGCGTCAGCGTCAGCACGTTGCCAGCGGTGCCGCCGGTCAGGACCAAGTAGCCGGCGCGCAACATCCGCGAAGCCACGGCGAGCGCGCGGGCACCGTCGCCGTCGAGCTCGATGCCGACGATGAGACCGCGGCCCCGGACCGAGCGGACGCCGCGGCCAAGGAGGCGCTCCGAAAGGACTCGTCGAAACGCGTCGCCCTTCTCGCGAATCGCCGCCAGCCGCTGCGGCGTGAGCGCCTGCATCACGGCGAGCGCGGCGGCGCAGGCCGGTGGGGAACCGAAGTGGGTCGCCGTGTGAATGGCAGAACCGCCCGACGCGCCCCACGCTTCCATCACTGAGCCGCGCCCGATGCACGCCGAGATGGGCGCGCCACCGCCGAGCGCTTTGCCGACGCAAACGACGTCGGCGAGCACGCCTTGTTCGACCGACAGGAGCATCGAACCGCTACGACCCATGCCGGTCCACACCTCATCGACGACGAGCAGCGCGCCAGCGTCTTTGCAGAGCGCGGCGAGCGACGGCAGAAACGCCGGCGGTGGCACGACGCACCCGCCGCGGCCCAAGATCGGTTCGACGAGTACGGCGCCCACGTTGCCGCTGCGGAGCCCGTCGCGCACCGCGTTGAGCGACGCGTCGAGCGCCGTGGCCTCGCTTGGATAAGGTGCAAACCGCACGAAGTCGCCCGTCTGGTGGGCAAAGGGTTCGCGGAACGACGCGCGATAACCGCAGGCTGCCAGAGGCCCGTGGCTCAGGCCGTGGTAGGCGCCTTCGAAGGCGATGACACCCGCCTTGCCCGTCGCGAGCGCTGCCGTCTTGAGCCCCGCCGTGACAGCGTCGGCGCCCGACAAGCCGAGGAGGACGCGCGCGCCGGCCTCCGGCATCAGCCGAACGAGCGCCTCCAAGAGCGCCACCTTCGTCTCCGACGAATAGACATCGCCGAGGGCCATGAGGAGCAGCTCTTGAGCCTCGTGAAGCGCACCAAGCACGAGCGGCGCGCCGTAGCCGAAGGACAAGGCGCCGAAGCCGAGCACGAGGTCCACGAAGCGGTTGCCGTCGACGTCCCAGAGGTTCGAGCCGAGCCCGCGGGCGTAGACGAGGCTCGCGTGCTCCTCGCCGCTTTGCGCGCCACGCTCCTTCCGGCGCGCGTCGAAGGCCGGGCACTCGACGGCGGCGAGGCGAGCCGCTGCGGCTCGCGACTTGGGTCCGGGAACAGGGGTGACGAGCTTGGGGCCGGCGCTATCGGCGTCCGTTACAGACACGTCTTGTTACGTCCCGAGCGCTTCGCCTCGTAGAGCTTGTCGTCGGCGGCTTTGATGAGCTCTTGCGACGACTTGATCTGCTCCGTGAGCGCCGCGATGCCGATGGAGACGGTGACCTTGATGGTCTCGTTTTGGAACTGAAAGGTGGAGTTCTCGATCTTCTCGCGAAGACCTTCGGCCAAGAGACGCGCCCCCTCCATCGAGGTCTCAGGAAGGAGGAGCGCGAACTCTTCGCCGCCGTAGCGAGCGAACACTTCGTCACGACGAATCCGCGCTTGAACGATGCGAGCCAGCTCCTTGAGGACGTAATCGCCAGCCAAGTGACCGTGGTAGTCGTTGATCTTCTTGAAGTGGTCGATGTCGAACATCATGAACGCGAGGTCGCGTTGGTGACGCCGCGCTCGCACGATCTCTTTCTCGAGGGCCTCGAGCAGGTAGCGCTTCACGTGCGCTCCCGTGAGACCGTCGATGATCGTCATCCGGTAGATTTCTTCGTGGTACTGGGCCTCGACGTCGTGGCCTGACAAGTACTTGAAGATGGTGGGGCCCACCTTGACGCGGTCGCCGTTGCCGAGCGTGAGCTCGCGCGGAATCATGTCGTCGTTGACGTAGGTGCCGTTGGTCGAGTTGTCGTCGACGGCGTACCAGCGACCGTTGCGCAGCTCGAAGTGGGCGTGACGCCGCGAGACGGAGTCGCCCTCGAGGACGATGTGGTTCTCGGAGCCTCGGCCCACACGGATGGGGCTCTGGTCGAGCATGAAGCGCTTGCCGAGGAGCGAAGGCTCCTTCGTGTAAATCACGACCAAACAGTCCGTGCCCCGCGGCCGATCTTCGTCGCGGACGGGCTTCTGAACGATGGTCGTGACGCGCGTCTTCTCGTCTTCAGACACGTCGCACCAAAAGAGGCAAATTCACCAGGATCCGCTCGCTGAGACCGCCGAGATCGGCGCTCGGCCGATGCTATGGCGCCCCCCTGTGCCGGTCAAGGTCGCTCGCCGCCTCGAGTTTTCGGAGCAGCGTAGGAACCGCGAGGGTTGCCTCCAGGACGAAGACCGGAACTTGT
This genomic interval carries:
- a CDS encoding SLC26A/SulP transporter family protein, coding for MLVGDVWGGIAATLVALPASLAFGVAVFGPLVGAGAGALAGLLGATALGTVAPLAGGTPKLVSAPCAPAVAVMSAFALETSARYPGEPARVVLLMTLVGLFAAGLQIALGLARAGSIIKYIPYPVVTGYLSGVAVVIFLKQLPSLLGLAKGVKLGAGLLHPGMWAWPALVVGGTTIALMFLAPRMTKAVPGAIVGLAGGVLAYGALALLLPGLRSLTGNTLVIGPLGGSIASFGEAFSTRVAALGGLHVTDVTHVLGPAATLAVVLSLDTLKTCVVVDSLTGSRHESNRELFGQGLANLASSVIGGMPGAGTSGATLVNIASGGQTRRSAVIEGALVLVAFLSLGGVVAWAPLAALSGILIVVAWRMFDFGALRWAASRSTFFDFVVVLAVIAVAVFVDLITASGVGVALSILLFIRNESRAPVIRRKLSGTQISSKKRRLPDHAAVLAAHGEETLVIELAGSLFFGTTDQLRTELQGDLESRQTFIVDMRRVDAVDLTAVHILEQMRAQVGKRGATMLFCHLPRALAGHKDAEQYLREVGLIEQGHEHLFEQLSDALAWAEDRILAKHGPPPASEAALDLLAMPMFQGRKAETIKELAECVESRRALAGDVVFRHGDSGDEIYFVRRGSVRIALPLEGGTLHVASFGRGDFFGEITFLDGGQRSADATAEVDTELFVISRKRFDVVAAVHPRLGQSLFAGLARATALRLRQADREITTLEEA
- a CDS encoding VCBS repeat-containing protein, translated to MVRTLPGAALVLALALLYPACGDDEAAADAKNSEPSNDGGGGEGGGETGVSLSDGAAAPDALKPEGGTTALPPPSCSAAGGGATVSAPTLLLKLKDDGQEGWLASPAVADLDGDTKPELIVARSGRVFAWKNTGARAFAYNTTKDRIWASPVVGDFAGDAKLEVAVAARDSTYLLDATGALAPGFPAAWGTETRTLAAGDVDGDGALDLIAAVRTAGAATDIVRAVKGSGAVVAGFPPVAAGGSGCTPGPCYFAGLYDQNLAVGDLDGDGKHDLVVPHDNAYASFFKGTGAAFDSNAMFAGRPKTPGVRYLHALAEAKQGYANNEATANQAHFTNTAPAIADIDKDGKFDIIMLGSAQNAAQSDRLRGVGLWALHSDASRLAGWDTPFHAPTYVMGLNDGFSPGLGDPAVAGAGNLVGATNQVTVADIDASKAGLEMLFAGFDGQVHAVAANKTELWVTPYATNGRALTGGVLAADLSADGVPEVVFATYSPDQGGGALFVLSAAGAVLHKVPLPKRGSMAVPTIADVDGNGTLEIVVSLKDNEPANESVHVFTVAGSKTNCLLWPTGRANLLRNGWVR
- a CDS encoding acyl-protein synthetase, which codes for MTKLEASERLHERARAFVTAFEGAEPSPEPFDALACDLARFQAAHVPGYQRLVRSRGVDVSRLVRAGDAPAVPTDAFKISRVSAFDEADTPKAFRTSGTTLGARGTHFFRHTATYDRGAIASAKATLFRDLPAAARALVVGPPPAALPDSSLTHMLALFVAAFHGSRDVDVGASFVLDGDVFDVAALDERVAEAQVEEVPVVLMGTSFGFVHFLDALGDDTFRLPPGSRVMTTGGFKGKSREVSEGELRAAIARVFAVNPGDVVSEYGMTELSSQFYEGTPMGGPAGVFVEPPWARITPVDPDTLEPVKDGEVGIARITDLLNVDSAAFVLAADRVRRVAASALPNGSGFELIGRSPGAPPRGCSIAIDEILGR
- a CDS encoding aspartate aminotransferase family protein, with the protein product MSVTDADSAGPKLVTPVPGPKSRAAAARLAAVECPAFDARRKERGAQSGEEHASLVYARGLGSNLWDVDGNRFVDLVLGFGALSFGYGAPLVLGALHEAQELLLMALGDVYSSETKVALLEALVRLMPEAGARVLLGLSGADAVTAGLKTAALATGKAGVIAFEGAYHGLSHGPLAACGYRASFREPFAHQTGDFVRFAPYPSEATALDASLNAVRDGLRSGNVGAVLVEPILGRGGCVVPPPAFLPSLAALCKDAGALLVVDEVWTGMGRSGSMLLSVEQGVLADVVCVGKALGGGAPISACIGRGSVMEAWGASGGSAIHTATHFGSPPACAAALAVMQALTPQRLAAIREKGDAFRRVLSERLLGRGVRSVRGRGLIVGIELDGDGARALAVASRMLRAGYLVLTGGTAGNVLTLTPSYEVDARLFEPFAAALDAALNEGAS
- a CDS encoding GGDEF domain-containing protein, whose protein sequence is MSEDEKTRVTTIVQKPVRDEDRPRGTDCLVVIYTKEPSLLGKRFMLDQSPIRVGRGSENHIVLEGDSVSRRHAHFELRNGRWYAVDDNSTNGTYVNDDMIPRELTLGNGDRVKVGPTIFKYLSGHDVEAQYHEEIYRMTIIDGLTGAHVKRYLLEALEKEIVRARRHQRDLAFMMFDIDHFKKINDYHGHLAGDYVLKELARIVQARIRRDEVFARYGGEEFALLLPETSMEGARLLAEGLREKIENSTFQFQNETIKVTVSIGIAALTEQIKSSQELIKAADDKLYEAKRSGRNKTCL